One window of the Sander lucioperca isolate FBNREF2018 chromosome 5, SLUC_FBN_1.2, whole genome shotgun sequence genome contains the following:
- the sgpp2 gene encoding sphingosine-1-phosphate phosphatase 2 isoform X1: MSKLLTYLHDSELVARFQRRCGLFLVEAAHHSRVRLSAPSGTPVHADVPRGQLKGRWDHQDNNSNYKENGCAVAGCSRPQYEVRNWLLHFLFLFSAGLGHEIFYITCLPCIHWSLDPFLCRRLVNMWCLVMYIGQVMKDTLKLPRPLSPPVVKLETRVDAEYGLPSTHAMAATAISFTVLLSAPSRIQFQFEVGLLIALTLSSLVCLSRLYTGMHSVLDVICGALISAIIMFLTYPYWETFDRFQLTSHISPIAALTLPLFLSYTYPELDHYSTTRGDTTTILGVGAGCSVGYWVNEQLGQTFEPQGLLPVPLPTLTAHALALGAARFIVGVLALVGTRRIMKTLSLQVLYLWYRVAKNDDSARRRREIEVPYKFSTYTAVGLVNSILVNKVFILLGLL, from the exons ATGTCGAAGCTCCTGACTTACCTCCATGACTCGGAGCTCGTGGCCCGGTTCCAGAGACGCTGCGGACTCTTCCTGGTCGAAGCCGCGCATCACAGCCGAGTGAGGTTGAGCGCTCCGAGTGGAACCCCGGTCCATGCCGACGTACCACGTGGACAGCTGAAGGGAAGATGGGACCACCAGGATAATAATTCAAACTACAAGGAGAATGGATGTGCTGTTGCT GGCTGCAGCAGGCCTCAGTATGAGGTGAGGAACTGGCTTTTGCACTTTCTCTTCCTGTTCTCTGCAGGCCTGGGGCATGAAATCTTCTACATCACCTGTCTGCCCTGCATACACTGGAGCCTGGACCCATTCCTGTGCCGACGCCTGGTCAACATGTGGTGT TTGGTGATGTACATCGGCCAGGTGATGAAAGATACGCTGAAGCTGCCTcgccctctctccccccccgtGGTCAAGCTGGAGACACGTGTTGATGCCGAATACGGGCTGCCCTCCACCCACGCCATGGCCGCCACCGCCATCTCCTTCACCGTTTTACTAAGCGCTCCGTCCAGGATACAG TTTCAGTTCGAGGTGGGTCTGCTGATCGCACTGACGCTGTCGTCTTTGGTGTGTCTGAGCCGCCTCTACACAGGCATGCACTCAGTTTTG GATGTGATCTGTGGCGCTTTAATCTCAGCTATCATCATGTTCCTCACCTACCCATATTGGGAAACCTTTGACCGTTTCCAGCTCACCAGCCACATCTCCCCCATCGCGGCATTGACACTGCCCCTCTTCCTCAGTTACACATACCCTGAGCTGGACCATTACAGCACTACACGGGGGGATACCACCACCATTCTAGGAGTAGGGGCCGGGTGCTCTGTGGGATACTGGGTGAATGAGCAGCTAGGGCAGACTTTTGAACCCCAGGGGTTGCTACCTGTACCCCTACCCACACTGACAGCACATGCACTGGCATTAGGTGCTGCCCGCTTCATTGTGGGAGTTTTAGCATTAGTGGGAACTCGGCGTATTATGAAAACACTGAGCCTGCAGGTGTTGTATTTGTGGTACAGAGTGGCAAAAAATGACGACAGTgccaggaggagaagagagattGAAGTGCCG